Proteins co-encoded in one Medicago truncatula cultivar Jemalong A17 chromosome 8, MtrunA17r5.0-ANR, whole genome shotgun sequence genomic window:
- the LOC11409618 gene encoding kinesin-like protein KIN-14C isoform X3 — protein sequence MNPPSGIKITVPRELGSPKDIFNGIDRVGHVVNTQCEVEAKHRSVLVQWLNSLLPSLDFSTNVTDGELRACLSSGTVLCQILNKLRPGPVTMVSESDHSLPSQSENVKTFLKALDGLGLPRFEISDLEKGSMKPVVDCLLILRAKSLMNSLGDNASLSNSNASSPRGYGSSSFHSSPPFGVDNRKLTSESRFQRVMSFSPSMAEPSASLIYQVGHKFHEVFQIKPGSYSDLPAAKISEMMKSNSLDNAPTQSLLSVVNGILEESVERRNGEIPHRVACLLRKVSQEIERRISTQAEHIRTQSNLFKAREEKYQSRIRVLEALASGTREESEMISSQLQQLKDEKVTEEEKKENEKEIIRLTKMLEDKNLEISELKQKLEATKKTYEAKCSQLEEETRDAKAELRQKSQEYEYRLEELRNAVKEIEDSSDSKYQEWRVKENQLQTVINCQFSSLQKLKSSWESIKQDAMKGKTVYVEECNRLRVNLKPLIHASQNYQAVLAENKKMFNEVQELKGNIRVFCRIRPFLIDKKEKQSIVEDIGESDLVVVNPSKEGKDVHRSFKFNKIFGPAATQGDVYADIQPFVRSVLDGYNVCIFAYGQTGSGKTYTMTGPNGATSEKLGVNYRALNDLFRISTSRGSLIDYEIWVQMVEIYNEQVRDLLSTEESPKRLGILTQSQSYGIAVPDASMFPVKSPSDVIKLMDIGLKNRAIGSTAMNERSSRSHSVVSIHVRGKDFKSGSTMHGNLHLVDLAGSERVDRSDVTGDRLKEAQHINKSLSALGDVIFALSQKSPHVPYRNSKLTQLLQTSLGGQAKTLMFVQINSDVSSYSETLSTLKFAERVSSVELGAARNNKETRELSEQVTSMKNTILKKDEEIERLKSLNASIGGISKQIQKVSSGSFKHLVEGDIKQQMDDHKTEYLRSPEKARRVTQGVSATDFQQKSSDFSDNKESRLKSLNKSVSGISKQIQKVSSGSFKHLVEGDIKQQMDDHKTEYFRSPEKARRVTQGVSATDFQQKSSDFSDNKESRLKSLNKSVSGISKHIQKVSSGSFKHLVEGDIKQRMDDHKTEFLRSPEKARQVTRGVSATDFQQKSSDFSDNKESRLKSLNKSVSGISKQIQKVSSGSFKHLVEGDTKQRMDDHKTEFLHSPEKARRVTQGVSATYFQQRSSDFSDNNSLALGTETDGSSDSSSMSEAKKTSDKSKTSKVISRTVQAVRKFGRISSTTAVAKDPSKKSSGTIKSPSIGTPKAPKRWQ from the exons ATGAATCCCCCATCTGGTATAAAGATTACAGTACCCAGAGAATTGGGTAGTCCAAAGGACATTTTCAATGGAATTGATAGAGTTGGGCATGTAGTAAACACTCAATGTGAGGTGGAAG CTAAACATCGATCGGTTTTGGTTCAATGGTTAAATAGTCTTCTTCCTTCATTGGACTTCTCAACAAATGTCACAGATGGTGAATTAAGAGCATGCTTGAGCAGTGGTACAGTTTTGTGCCAGATACTAAACAAACTACGACCTGGTCCCGTAACTATG GTCAGTGAATCTGATCATTCTCTGCCATCACAATCAGAAAATGTTAAAACATTTCTGAAAGCTTTGGATGGATTGGGATTGCCAAGGTTTGAAATATCAGACCTAGAGAAG GGATCTATGAAGCCTGTTGTGGATTGTCTTTTAATACTCAGAGCGAAAAGTTTGATGAATTCTTTGGGAGATAATGCTTCTTTAAGTAATTCCAATGCATCAAGCCCTCGTGGGTATGGATCTTCGAGTTTTCATTCTTCCCCACCATTTGGTGTGGACAACAGGAAGCTTACATCTGAGTCAAGGTTTCAACGTGTTATGAGTTTTAGCCCTTCTATGGCGG AACCATCAGCTTCATTAATATACCAGGTTGGTCATAAGTTCCACGAGGTTTTTCAAATTAAACCTGGAAGCTATTCAGATCTTCCTGCCGCAAAAATATCAGAAATGATGAAATCAAACAGTTTAGAT AATGCTCCCACTCAATCGCTATTAAGTGTTGTCAATGGTATTCTTGAAGAAAGCGTCGAGAGAAGAAACGGAGAAATACCTCAT cgGGTGGCATGCTTGTTGAGAAAGGTTTCACAGGAGATCGAACGCCGCATATCGACACAAGCAGAACACATACGAACT CAAAGTAATCTTTTTAAGGCCCGGGAAGAAAAATATCAGTCGAGAATAAGAGTACTCGAGGCACTTGCATCTGGAACTAGAGAAGAGAGTGAG ATGATTTCTAGCCAGCTTCAACAGTTGAAG GATGAGAAGGTCACAGAGgaagaaaagaaggaaaatgaaaaagaaataattaggTTGACGAAAATGCTAGAGGACAAAAATTTGGAAATTTCAGAATTGAAACAAAAACTGGAAGCAACCAAAAAAACATATGAAGCGAAATGCTCACAGTTGGAAGAAGAAACCAGGGATGCTAAAGCAGAATTGAGACAGAAGTCTCAAGAATATGAGTATCGACTCGAAGAACTGAGGAACGCAGTTAAGGAGATTGAGGATTCTTCGGATTCAAAATATCAGGAGTGGAGAGTGAAAGAGAACCAATTGCAGACTGTTATAAATTGTCAATTTAGTTCCCTGCAG AAACTGAAATCATCGTGGGAGTCCATTAAGCAAGATGCTATGAAAGGGAAAACCGTTTATGTAGAGGAGTGTAATCGATTAC GTGTAAATCTCAAACCACTCATACATGCATCTCAGAACTATCAAGCCGTCCTtgctgaaaataaaaaaatgtttaatgaaGTTCAAGAATTAAAAG GAAATATCAGAGTATTTTGTCGAATTAGACCATTCCTTATagacaaaaaggaaaaacagtCTATTGTAGAAGACATAGGTGAAAGTGATTTGGTTGTGGTAAATCCCTCCAAAGAAGGGAAAGATGTACATCGATCATTTAAGTTCAACAAGATTTTCGGCCCTGCCGCAACTCAAG GAGATGTATACGCTGACATTCAACCTTTTGTAAGATCGGTACTCGATGGATATAATGTATGTATATTCGCTTATGGCCAAACCGGGTCCGGAAAAACTTACACAATG ACTGGTCCAAATGGAGCAACAAGTGAGAAACTCGGTGTTAATTATCGAGCTCTAAATGACCTCTTCAGAATTTCCACAAGCAGAGGAAGCCTCATAGACTATGAGATTTGGGTTCAAATGGTTGAGATATATAACGAGCAAGTTCGTGACTTGTTATCAACTGAGGAATCTCCAAAGAG ACTTGGGATTTTGACTCAATCTCAATCATACGGTATAGCAGTACCAGATGCTAGCATGTTCCCCGTAAAATCACCTTCAGATGTCATTAAGTTGATGGACATTGGACTTAAAAATAGAGCAATCGGTTCGACTGCTATGAATGAAAGAAGTAGCCGTTCTCACAg TGTGGTCTCAATTCATGTTCGTGGAAAGGATTTCAAGTCTGGTTCTACTATGCATGGTAATCTTCATTTGGTAGATTTGGCCGGAAGTGAAAGAGTAGATCGATCTGATGTAACCGGGGATAGACTTAAGGAAGCACAACATATAAACAAATCACTTTCTGCCCTCGGAGATGTAATCTTTGCCCTTTCTCAAAAGAGTCCCCATGTACCATATAGAAACAGCAAGCTTACTCAACTTCTGCAAACGTCTCTTG GCGGTCAAGCAAAGACTCTCATGTTTGTCCAGATTAACTCGGACGTCAGTTCGTATTCTGAAACTTTGAGTACTTTAAAGTTTGCTGAGAGAGTTTCCTCAGTTGAACTAGGAGCTGCACGAAATAACAAGGAGACGAGAGAATTATCTGAACAG GTGACTTCTATGAAGAACactattttgaaaaaagatgagGAGATTGAAAGGCTTAAATCACTGAACGCATCCATTGGTGGTATTTCTAAGCAAATTCAAAAAGTATCAAGTGGAAGTTTTAAGCACCTTGTTGAAGGTGATATCAAACAACAAATGGATGACCATAAAACTGAGTATCTCCGTTCGCCTGAAAAGGCTAGGCGAGTAACTCAAGGAGTCTCAGCTACAgattttcaacaaaaatcaaGTGATTTTTCTGACAACAAGGAGTCTCGGCTTAAATCACTGAACAAGTCCGTCAGTGGTATTTCTAAGCAAATTCAAAAAGTATCAAGTGGAAGTTTTAAGCACCTTGTTGAAGGTGATATCAAACAACAAATGGATGACCATAAAACTGAGTATTTCCGTTCGCCTGAAAAGGCTAGGCGAGTAACTCAAGGAGTCTCAGCTACAgattttcaacaaaaatcaaGTGATTTTTCTGACAACAAGGAGTCTCGGCTTAAATCACTGAACAAGTCCGTTAGTGGTATTTCTAAGCACATTCAAAAAGTATCAAGTGGAAGTTTTAAGCACCTTGTTGAAGGTGATATCAAACAACGAATGGATGACCATAAAACTGAGTTTCTCCGTTCGCCTGAAAAAGCTAGGCAAGTAACTCGAGGAGTCTCGGCTACAgattttcaacaaaaatcaaGTGATTTTTCTGACAACAAGGAGTCTCGGCTTAAATCATTGAACAAGTCCGTCAGTGGTATTTCTAAGCAAATTCAAAAAGTATCAAGTGGAAGTTTTAAGCACCTTGTTGAAGGTGATACCAAACAACGAATGGATGACCATAAAACTGAGTTTCTCCATTCGCCTGAAAAGGCTAGGCGAGTAACTCAAGGAGTCTCAGCTACATATTTTCAACAAAGATCAAGTGATTTTTCTGACAACAATAGTCTTGCTCTCGGCACAGAAACTGATGGTTCTTCTGATAGTTCCAGTATGAGTGAAGCCAAAAAGACTTCAGATAAGTCGAAGAC GTCCAAAGTAATATCCAGAACTGTTCAAGCGGTAAGGAAATTTGGCCGAATCTCATCTACCACAGCTGTAGCAAAGGACCCCTCAAAGAAATCATCAG GTACCATAAAAAGCCCCAGTATTGGCACACCTAAAGCTCCAAAACGGTGGCAGTAA
- the LOC11409618 gene encoding kinesin-like protein KIN-14C isoform X4 — protein MMKSNSLDNAPTQSLLSVVNGILEESVERRNGEIPHRVACLLRKVSQEIERRISTQAEHIRTQSNLFKAREEKYQSRIRVLEALASGTREESEFSTYQSELLQQMISSQLQQLKDEKVTEEEKKENEKEIIRLTKMLEDKNLEISELKQKLEATKKTYEAKCSQLEEETRDAKAELRQKSQEYEYRLEELRNAVKEIEDSSDSKYQEWRVKENQLQTVINCQFSSLQKLKSSWESIKQDAMKGKTVYVEECNRLRVNLKPLIHASQNYQAVLAENKKMFNEVQELKGNIRVFCRIRPFLIDKKEKQSIVEDIGESDLVVVNPSKEGKDVHRSFKFNKIFGPAATQGDVYADIQPFVRSVLDGYNVCIFAYGQTGSGKTYTMTGPNGATSEKLGVNYRALNDLFRISTSRGSLIDYEIWVQMVEIYNEQVRDLLSTEESPKRLGILTQSQSYGIAVPDASMFPVKSPSDVIKLMDIGLKNRAIGSTAMNERSSRSHSVVSIHVRGKDFKSGSTMHGNLHLVDLAGSERVDRSDVTGDRLKEAQHINKSLSALGDVIFALSQKSPHVPYRNSKLTQLLQTSLGGQAKTLMFVQINSDVSSYSETLSTLKFAERVSSVELGAARNNKETRELSEQVTSMKNTILKKDEEIERLKSLNASIGGISKQIQKVSSGSFKHLVEGDIKQQMDDHKTEYLRSPEKARRVTQGVSATDFQQKSSDFSDNKESRLKSLNKSVSGISKQIQKVSSGSFKHLVEGDIKQQMDDHKTEYFRSPEKARRVTQGVSATDFQQKSSDFSDNKESRLKSLNKSVSGISKHIQKVSSGSFKHLVEGDIKQRMDDHKTEFLRSPEKARQVTRGVSATDFQQKSSDFSDNKESRLKSLNKSVSGISKQIQKVSSGSFKHLVEGDTKQRMDDHKTEFLHSPEKARRVTQGVSATYFQQRSSDFSDNNSLALGTETDGSSDSSSMSEAKKTSDKSKTSKVISRTVQAVRKFGRISSTTAVAKDPSKKSSGTIKSPSIGTPKAPKRWQ, from the exons ATGATGAAATCAAACAGTTTAGAT AATGCTCCCACTCAATCGCTATTAAGTGTTGTCAATGGTATTCTTGAAGAAAGCGTCGAGAGAAGAAACGGAGAAATACCTCAT cgGGTGGCATGCTTGTTGAGAAAGGTTTCACAGGAGATCGAACGCCGCATATCGACACAAGCAGAACACATACGAACT CAAAGTAATCTTTTTAAGGCCCGGGAAGAAAAATATCAGTCGAGAATAAGAGTACTCGAGGCACTTGCATCTGGAACTAGAGAAGAGAGTGAG TTCTCTACTTATCAGAGCGAACTTTTGCAACAGATGATTTCTAGCCAGCTTCAACAGTTGAAG GATGAGAAGGTCACAGAGgaagaaaagaaggaaaatgaaaaagaaataattaggTTGACGAAAATGCTAGAGGACAAAAATTTGGAAATTTCAGAATTGAAACAAAAACTGGAAGCAACCAAAAAAACATATGAAGCGAAATGCTCACAGTTGGAAGAAGAAACCAGGGATGCTAAAGCAGAATTGAGACAGAAGTCTCAAGAATATGAGTATCGACTCGAAGAACTGAGGAACGCAGTTAAGGAGATTGAGGATTCTTCGGATTCAAAATATCAGGAGTGGAGAGTGAAAGAGAACCAATTGCAGACTGTTATAAATTGTCAATTTAGTTCCCTGCAG AAACTGAAATCATCGTGGGAGTCCATTAAGCAAGATGCTATGAAAGGGAAAACCGTTTATGTAGAGGAGTGTAATCGATTAC GTGTAAATCTCAAACCACTCATACATGCATCTCAGAACTATCAAGCCGTCCTtgctgaaaataaaaaaatgtttaatgaaGTTCAAGAATTAAAAG GAAATATCAGAGTATTTTGTCGAATTAGACCATTCCTTATagacaaaaaggaaaaacagtCTATTGTAGAAGACATAGGTGAAAGTGATTTGGTTGTGGTAAATCCCTCCAAAGAAGGGAAAGATGTACATCGATCATTTAAGTTCAACAAGATTTTCGGCCCTGCCGCAACTCAAG GAGATGTATACGCTGACATTCAACCTTTTGTAAGATCGGTACTCGATGGATATAATGTATGTATATTCGCTTATGGCCAAACCGGGTCCGGAAAAACTTACACAATG ACTGGTCCAAATGGAGCAACAAGTGAGAAACTCGGTGTTAATTATCGAGCTCTAAATGACCTCTTCAGAATTTCCACAAGCAGAGGAAGCCTCATAGACTATGAGATTTGGGTTCAAATGGTTGAGATATATAACGAGCAAGTTCGTGACTTGTTATCAACTGAGGAATCTCCAAAGAG ACTTGGGATTTTGACTCAATCTCAATCATACGGTATAGCAGTACCAGATGCTAGCATGTTCCCCGTAAAATCACCTTCAGATGTCATTAAGTTGATGGACATTGGACTTAAAAATAGAGCAATCGGTTCGACTGCTATGAATGAAAGAAGTAGCCGTTCTCACAg TGTGGTCTCAATTCATGTTCGTGGAAAGGATTTCAAGTCTGGTTCTACTATGCATGGTAATCTTCATTTGGTAGATTTGGCCGGAAGTGAAAGAGTAGATCGATCTGATGTAACCGGGGATAGACTTAAGGAAGCACAACATATAAACAAATCACTTTCTGCCCTCGGAGATGTAATCTTTGCCCTTTCTCAAAAGAGTCCCCATGTACCATATAGAAACAGCAAGCTTACTCAACTTCTGCAAACGTCTCTTG GCGGTCAAGCAAAGACTCTCATGTTTGTCCAGATTAACTCGGACGTCAGTTCGTATTCTGAAACTTTGAGTACTTTAAAGTTTGCTGAGAGAGTTTCCTCAGTTGAACTAGGAGCTGCACGAAATAACAAGGAGACGAGAGAATTATCTGAACAG GTGACTTCTATGAAGAACactattttgaaaaaagatgagGAGATTGAAAGGCTTAAATCACTGAACGCATCCATTGGTGGTATTTCTAAGCAAATTCAAAAAGTATCAAGTGGAAGTTTTAAGCACCTTGTTGAAGGTGATATCAAACAACAAATGGATGACCATAAAACTGAGTATCTCCGTTCGCCTGAAAAGGCTAGGCGAGTAACTCAAGGAGTCTCAGCTACAgattttcaacaaaaatcaaGTGATTTTTCTGACAACAAGGAGTCTCGGCTTAAATCACTGAACAAGTCCGTCAGTGGTATTTCTAAGCAAATTCAAAAAGTATCAAGTGGAAGTTTTAAGCACCTTGTTGAAGGTGATATCAAACAACAAATGGATGACCATAAAACTGAGTATTTCCGTTCGCCTGAAAAGGCTAGGCGAGTAACTCAAGGAGTCTCAGCTACAgattttcaacaaaaatcaaGTGATTTTTCTGACAACAAGGAGTCTCGGCTTAAATCACTGAACAAGTCCGTTAGTGGTATTTCTAAGCACATTCAAAAAGTATCAAGTGGAAGTTTTAAGCACCTTGTTGAAGGTGATATCAAACAACGAATGGATGACCATAAAACTGAGTTTCTCCGTTCGCCTGAAAAAGCTAGGCAAGTAACTCGAGGAGTCTCGGCTACAgattttcaacaaaaatcaaGTGATTTTTCTGACAACAAGGAGTCTCGGCTTAAATCATTGAACAAGTCCGTCAGTGGTATTTCTAAGCAAATTCAAAAAGTATCAAGTGGAAGTTTTAAGCACCTTGTTGAAGGTGATACCAAACAACGAATGGATGACCATAAAACTGAGTTTCTCCATTCGCCTGAAAAGGCTAGGCGAGTAACTCAAGGAGTCTCAGCTACATATTTTCAACAAAGATCAAGTGATTTTTCTGACAACAATAGTCTTGCTCTCGGCACAGAAACTGATGGTTCTTCTGATAGTTCCAGTATGAGTGAAGCCAAAAAGACTTCAGATAAGTCGAAGAC GTCCAAAGTAATATCCAGAACTGTTCAAGCGGTAAGGAAATTTGGCCGAATCTCATCTACCACAGCTGTAGCAAAGGACCCCTCAAAGAAATCATCAG GTACCATAAAAAGCCCCAGTATTGGCACACCTAAAGCTCCAAAACGGTGGCAGTAA
- the LOC11409618 gene encoding kinesin-like protein KIN-14D isoform X5 yields the protein MVFLKKASREETEKYLMYGLQMKIQRVACLLRKVSQEIERRISTQAEHIRTQSNLFKAREEKYQSRIRVLEALASGTREESEFSTYQSELLQQMISSQLQQLKDEKVTEEEKKENEKEIIRLTKMLEDKNLEISELKQKLEATKKTYEAKCSQLEEETRDAKAELRQKSQEYEYRLEELRNAVKEIEDSSDSKYQEWRVKENQLQTVINCQFSSLQKLKSSWESIKQDAMKGKTVYVEECNRLRVNLKPLIHASQNYQAVLAENKKMFNEVQELKGNIRVFCRIRPFLIDKKEKQSIVEDIGESDLVVVNPSKEGKDVHRSFKFNKIFGPAATQGDVYADIQPFVRSVLDGYNVCIFAYGQTGSGKTYTMTGPNGATSEKLGVNYRALNDLFRISTSRGSLIDYEIWVQMVEIYNEQVRDLLSTEESPKRLGILTQSQSYGIAVPDASMFPVKSPSDVIKLMDIGLKNRAIGSTAMNERSSRSHSVVSIHVRGKDFKSGSTMHGNLHLVDLAGSERVDRSDVTGDRLKEAQHINKSLSALGDVIFALSQKSPHVPYRNSKLTQLLQTSLGGQAKTLMFVQINSDVSSYSETLSTLKFAERVSSVELGAARNNKETRELSEQVTSMKNTILKKDEEIERLKSLNASIGGISKQIQKVSSGSFKHLVEGDIKQQMDDHKTEYLRSPEKARRVTQGVSATDFQQKSSDFSDNKESRLKSLNKSVSGISKQIQKVSSGSFKHLVEGDIKQQMDDHKTEYFRSPEKARRVTQGVSATDFQQKSSDFSDNKESRLKSLNKSVSGISKHIQKVSSGSFKHLVEGDIKQRMDDHKTEFLRSPEKARQVTRGVSATDFQQKSSDFSDNKESRLKSLNKSVSGISKQIQKVSSGSFKHLVEGDTKQRMDDHKTEFLHSPEKARRVTQGVSATYFQQRSSDFSDNNSLALGTETDGSSDSSSMSEAKKTSDKSKTSKVISRTVQAVRKFGRISSTTAVAKDPSKKSSGTIKSPSIGTPKAPKRWQ from the exons ATGGTATTCTTGAAGAAAGCGTCGAGAGAAGAAACGGAGAAATACCTCATGTATGGCTTGCAAATGAAAATACAA cgGGTGGCATGCTTGTTGAGAAAGGTTTCACAGGAGATCGAACGCCGCATATCGACACAAGCAGAACACATACGAACT CAAAGTAATCTTTTTAAGGCCCGGGAAGAAAAATATCAGTCGAGAATAAGAGTACTCGAGGCACTTGCATCTGGAACTAGAGAAGAGAGTGAG TTCTCTACTTATCAGAGCGAACTTTTGCAACAGATGATTTCTAGCCAGCTTCAACAGTTGAAG GATGAGAAGGTCACAGAGgaagaaaagaaggaaaatgaaaaagaaataattaggTTGACGAAAATGCTAGAGGACAAAAATTTGGAAATTTCAGAATTGAAACAAAAACTGGAAGCAACCAAAAAAACATATGAAGCGAAATGCTCACAGTTGGAAGAAGAAACCAGGGATGCTAAAGCAGAATTGAGACAGAAGTCTCAAGAATATGAGTATCGACTCGAAGAACTGAGGAACGCAGTTAAGGAGATTGAGGATTCTTCGGATTCAAAATATCAGGAGTGGAGAGTGAAAGAGAACCAATTGCAGACTGTTATAAATTGTCAATTTAGTTCCCTGCAG AAACTGAAATCATCGTGGGAGTCCATTAAGCAAGATGCTATGAAAGGGAAAACCGTTTATGTAGAGGAGTGTAATCGATTAC GTGTAAATCTCAAACCACTCATACATGCATCTCAGAACTATCAAGCCGTCCTtgctgaaaataaaaaaatgtttaatgaaGTTCAAGAATTAAAAG GAAATATCAGAGTATTTTGTCGAATTAGACCATTCCTTATagacaaaaaggaaaaacagtCTATTGTAGAAGACATAGGTGAAAGTGATTTGGTTGTGGTAAATCCCTCCAAAGAAGGGAAAGATGTACATCGATCATTTAAGTTCAACAAGATTTTCGGCCCTGCCGCAACTCAAG GAGATGTATACGCTGACATTCAACCTTTTGTAAGATCGGTACTCGATGGATATAATGTATGTATATTCGCTTATGGCCAAACCGGGTCCGGAAAAACTTACACAATG ACTGGTCCAAATGGAGCAACAAGTGAGAAACTCGGTGTTAATTATCGAGCTCTAAATGACCTCTTCAGAATTTCCACAAGCAGAGGAAGCCTCATAGACTATGAGATTTGGGTTCAAATGGTTGAGATATATAACGAGCAAGTTCGTGACTTGTTATCAACTGAGGAATCTCCAAAGAG ACTTGGGATTTTGACTCAATCTCAATCATACGGTATAGCAGTACCAGATGCTAGCATGTTCCCCGTAAAATCACCTTCAGATGTCATTAAGTTGATGGACATTGGACTTAAAAATAGAGCAATCGGTTCGACTGCTATGAATGAAAGAAGTAGCCGTTCTCACAg TGTGGTCTCAATTCATGTTCGTGGAAAGGATTTCAAGTCTGGTTCTACTATGCATGGTAATCTTCATTTGGTAGATTTGGCCGGAAGTGAAAGAGTAGATCGATCTGATGTAACCGGGGATAGACTTAAGGAAGCACAACATATAAACAAATCACTTTCTGCCCTCGGAGATGTAATCTTTGCCCTTTCTCAAAAGAGTCCCCATGTACCATATAGAAACAGCAAGCTTACTCAACTTCTGCAAACGTCTCTTG GCGGTCAAGCAAAGACTCTCATGTTTGTCCAGATTAACTCGGACGTCAGTTCGTATTCTGAAACTTTGAGTACTTTAAAGTTTGCTGAGAGAGTTTCCTCAGTTGAACTAGGAGCTGCACGAAATAACAAGGAGACGAGAGAATTATCTGAACAG GTGACTTCTATGAAGAACactattttgaaaaaagatgagGAGATTGAAAGGCTTAAATCACTGAACGCATCCATTGGTGGTATTTCTAAGCAAATTCAAAAAGTATCAAGTGGAAGTTTTAAGCACCTTGTTGAAGGTGATATCAAACAACAAATGGATGACCATAAAACTGAGTATCTCCGTTCGCCTGAAAAGGCTAGGCGAGTAACTCAAGGAGTCTCAGCTACAgattttcaacaaaaatcaaGTGATTTTTCTGACAACAAGGAGTCTCGGCTTAAATCACTGAACAAGTCCGTCAGTGGTATTTCTAAGCAAATTCAAAAAGTATCAAGTGGAAGTTTTAAGCACCTTGTTGAAGGTGATATCAAACAACAAATGGATGACCATAAAACTGAGTATTTCCGTTCGCCTGAAAAGGCTAGGCGAGTAACTCAAGGAGTCTCAGCTACAgattttcaacaaaaatcaaGTGATTTTTCTGACAACAAGGAGTCTCGGCTTAAATCACTGAACAAGTCCGTTAGTGGTATTTCTAAGCACATTCAAAAAGTATCAAGTGGAAGTTTTAAGCACCTTGTTGAAGGTGATATCAAACAACGAATGGATGACCATAAAACTGAGTTTCTCCGTTCGCCTGAAAAAGCTAGGCAAGTAACTCGAGGAGTCTCGGCTACAgattttcaacaaaaatcaaGTGATTTTTCTGACAACAAGGAGTCTCGGCTTAAATCATTGAACAAGTCCGTCAGTGGTATTTCTAAGCAAATTCAAAAAGTATCAAGTGGAAGTTTTAAGCACCTTGTTGAAGGTGATACCAAACAACGAATGGATGACCATAAAACTGAGTTTCTCCATTCGCCTGAAAAGGCTAGGCGAGTAACTCAAGGAGTCTCAGCTACATATTTTCAACAAAGATCAAGTGATTTTTCTGACAACAATAGTCTTGCTCTCGGCACAGAAACTGATGGTTCTTCTGATAGTTCCAGTATGAGTGAAGCCAAAAAGACTTCAGATAAGTCGAAGAC GTCCAAAGTAATATCCAGAACTGTTCAAGCGGTAAGGAAATTTGGCCGAATCTCATCTACCACAGCTGTAGCAAAGGACCCCTCAAAGAAATCATCAG GTACCATAAAAAGCCCCAGTATTGGCACACCTAAAGCTCCAAAACGGTGGCAGTAA